The following is a genomic window from Vicinamibacterales bacterium.
GGTCACGCCAAGGAAGAGGGCGAGGAGAAGCACCGTGGAGGGACGCCACATGACGAGAACGATTATGCGGCGATCGGACATTCGATGCCAGACCGATCGTGTGACGCGCGTTGCGCCCGGGCGCTGGCCTTCCACTGAACAGCTGCCGCGGAATCCCCACTCGACCGAGACCGCGAACCCGGCGGCTTCGGCGAGGCCCGCCGTCCCCGCGTGCGCGCGGCTATCTTGCGGCCGGCCAGGCAACCGGCTGAAACCGATGACCGTCCCACGAGAGCACCGCCTGGGCTTCGGTGAGTTCGCCCTCGCCGAGCGCGTGGTCGACCCTGTGGAGCCCTTCCCAGTGGCGGTGCAGCGCGATGTACTGGTCGCTGAACGACACCTCCACCGGCTGGAGGTCCGGCGAGAAGTCATAGAAAACGGTCGCTGCGCCAACCGGGTTCTCGGCGACGCCGAGCCCCTGCTCGGCGACGACCCGAAGACCCGCGCGGTCCAGCCTGACTTCCTGCACCGAGGCGTTGCCAACGACCGATCGCTTGAACTCGAGTTGTGGGAACACCAGAAAGACCGCGGGGCCGCACCGTCGCCGTTGCCCGCGGCCATCAGCCGGCGCGCTTCGGCGGTTGCACGCCAGGAATCGATCTCGCTCGGGATCGCCGAGACCACGTCACCGTCCGACATGCGGCGGACGGGAAGCCCCTGTTCCTTGCGGACACGCCAACTGCGGCCGCGCCACGGCCCCTCACCGCCGCGCCGCGAGGAGGAGCCACACGTCGGCCCGCAGGTCCCACGCACGGCCGCGATAGTCGCCAAGGACGGCGGTCACGACGAAACCGGCCTGCTCCACACGGGCCACCATCTGCGGCAGCGGCAGGGTGCGGAAGGTCAGCGAAAAGGTGCGGCGGCGGCGTTGCGACCCGCGGCGTTCGTTGTATTCCTGGTCGAAGGTCGTCAGCCTGCGGCGCCGATCCTGTCTGACCGACTCGATGAGCGTCACGTGCGAGCCATCTCGCCGTAACTTTCCGCGGAAGCGCACGCGCCGCTTGTACTCATCCCACGCCGGAACGTCGGGCACGAGGTCGATGCCGAAGGTGCCATGGCGGGGCAATACCCTGGCCACTTCGAGGAGCGTCTCCTTCAAGTCGCGCTCCTTGGTCAGCGACTGGAGGATGCCGTACGGCGCCATGACCACCGTGAAGGCGCCGTTCGGGAACGGCAGCGCACGGATGTCGCCAAGCACCAGGCCTGGCCGATGCGCCTTCAGCAGACGACGGGAGCGCAGGCGGTTATAGGCCAGCATGGCGGGTGACCGATCCACACCCACGATTGGCACGCCGGTGCGCGCGACCGGGATCGTGACGCGCCCGGTTCCGCATCCCAACTCCAGCACCGGCCCGCCTTCGCGCCGCGCCAATTCCTGCCAGAACTTCACATCCTGCCGGCCCATCGTTCGCGCGTTCTCCCAGTCGTAGAACGGCGCGTACTCGTCCCAGCCCTTCCAGCCTTCCATTGGAGACCCCGTGTGGTTGCGCGACCCGCCCGCGCCGGCCGTCCGGCACCGGAATGATACTATCTGCCGATGCTTCCCCCCGACGATCCGCTCGAATCGTGGCGGCCGGAGTTCCCGATCCTCGACCGCACACTTTACATGATCAGCAACTCGCTCGGCGCGATGCCACGGGGAGCAGCCCGCTCTCTGGCCGAGTATGCCGACATGTGGGCGACACTCGGCGTGCGCGCGTGGGAAGAGCGCTGGTGGGAAATGGCCGCCGAGGTGGGCGACCGTGTTGGCACCATCATCGGAGCACCCTCAGCGTCGGTGAGCATGCACGACAACGTGACGACTGCGCAGATGGTCGTGCTGTCGTGCCTGAGGCCGGAGGGGCGCCGCCGCAAGATCGTCTGTTCTGCGGCCGACTTCCCCTCGATGATCCACCTCTATCGGGCTCAGCGGGATCTCGGCTTCGAGTTGCAGGTCGTGCCCGCGGGCGACGACCTGAACGTGACCGAGGACCGGCTGGTCGAGGCCATCGACGATGAGACGCTGCTCGTCGCCTTCTCGCACGTCCTCTTCCGCACGTCGTTCATCGTCGACCCGAGACCCGTGGTGGAACGCGCCCGGCGGGTTGGCGCACTGACGATGCTCGACGTGTATCAGTCGGCCGGTATCGTTCCGCTGAGCGTGACGGACCTCCAGGTGGACTTCGCGAGCGGCGGCTGCCTCAAATGGCTCTGCGGCGGTCCAGGCAACGGCTTCCTCTACACGCGTCCGGATCTATTGCCCACGCTCAGGCCCCGGTATACCGGCTGGCTCGCGCTGGAGCAGCCGTTCGCGTTCGAAATCGGCGAGGGCGAACTGCGCTCCGACGCGATGCGGATGATGAACGGCACGCCACCGATTCCCGCGTACTACGCCGCCCTTCCCGGCCTCGAGATCGTGCGGCAGGCGGGCGTCGATCGGATCCGCGAGAAATCCAGGCGGATGACCGCCCGTCTGCTCGCGCGCGTGGACGAGCGCGGATGGCGGACGCCCACGCCGCGGGATCCCGAGCGGGTGGCTGGCACGGTGGCGATCGATCTCCTGGACGCCCTGCCGCTCTCGCGGGCGCTCAAGGCTCGCGACGTCCTGGTGGATTACCGCCCACGCGTCGGCATCCGCGTCTCGCCGCATTTCTACAACACCGTCGAGGAAGTCGACCGGCTCGTCGACACGCTGGCGGGCATCGTCGAGTCGGCGGACCAGGGCCCGGCGACGGCTTCCCGGGTCACATGAGGCGGGGTTGAGGACAATCCGGGCTGGGGCGCCAGGCAACCACGCGGAGCTCGAATTGGACGGTGGCGGTCGGAGTCGCGCCGGCCCTTGGCACCCCACCCGCAAAAGACTAGGATCGGAGCGTCTGTGAGGTCCAAGGAGCCGTCTTCATGAGCACACTCTGGGTTCATCGCTACGCGCAGCGGACGCAGCGGATGACGAGTT
Proteins encoded in this region:
- a CDS encoding class I SAM-dependent methyltransferase; translated protein: MEGWKGWDEYAPFYDWENARTMGRQDVKFWQELARREGGPVLELGCGTGRVTIPVARTGVPIVGVDRSPAMLAYNRLRSRRLLKAHRPGLVLGDIRALPFPNGAFTVVMAPYGILQSLTKERDLKETLLEVARVLPRHGTFGIDLVPDVPAWDEYKRRVRFRGKLRRDGSHVTLIESVRQDRRRRLTTFDQEYNERRGSQRRRRTFSLTFRTLPLPQMVARVEQAGFVVTAVLGDYRGRAWDLRADVWLLLAARR
- a CDS encoding aminotransferase class V-fold PLP-dependent enzyme; protein product: MLPPDDPLESWRPEFPILDRTLYMISNSLGAMPRGAARSLAEYADMWATLGVRAWEERWWEMAAEVGDRVGTIIGAPSASVSMHDNVTTAQMVVLSCLRPEGRRRKIVCSAADFPSMIHLYRAQRDLGFELQVVPAGDDLNVTEDRLVEAIDDETLLVAFSHVLFRTSFIVDPRPVVERARRVGALTMLDVYQSAGIVPLSVTDLQVDFASGGCLKWLCGGPGNGFLYTRPDLLPTLRPRYTGWLALEQPFAFEIGEGELRSDAMRMMNGTPPIPAYYAALPGLEIVRQAGVDRIREKSRRMTARLLARVDERGWRTPTPRDPERVAGTVAIDLLDALPLSRALKARDVLVDYRPRVGIRVSPHFYNTVEEVDRLVDTLAGIVESADQGPATASRVT